The genomic segment TTGAGTGGGTTCTCCCGTAATCCGTCGGAGGAACGACTTGGGCAAGGCGGATACTCGACCTCAATGAACCCGTCTGGGCACAGTGCGCATCAGCGTGCGGAATTGACACAAGAAGAAAAGGCTGCCGTGGAGGCAGGGTTGCAGGATGTATTCTTTGGGTATGATCAGTGGACCTTGTCGGAGTCCGGTATGGAAGCGCTCAATCACGACGCGGCGTATCTTAAGGACCATCCAAGCACCACGCTGAAGATTGAGGGGCACTGTGACGAGCGAGGCACGACCGATTACAACATGGTGTTGGGCGACAAACGCGCCAAGGCAGCTAGGAGCTATTTGGCGGAAATTGGGGCGAATTCCAAGCAGGTAGCGATTGTCTCGTATGGAAAGGAGCGTCCCTTCTGCTTTGATCGGGATGAGCCCTGCTATCAACAGAACCGCCGCGGCCACATGCTTCTTTCCACCAAGAAATAGGATGTTTCACAAGGAGGTCGATCTGCATAGCGGATCAGTTCTTCCCTGGGGTTCGAAAAGGTCGATTGGAGTGCTCTCAGATGATGAGATTTGCTGAAGGAATTCATCTTTGAAGAAACTCAGTTCTCTCTTCAAGTCAAAACCCTCTGATCAGACTCCGGCCAAACCTCTGCCAGAGGATCGGCGGGTCCAGCCACGGTTCACCACCCAATTCCGCAGCACCTTCTCGGGGCAAAAGCAGGAGGGGCAGGGACGAACTCTGGATATTTCTACCGGCGGGTGTAAGATCGAAAGCGATACTAAAGTGATGCAAGGGGCCACGCTCGAATGCCGACTCCACATTCCAGGTCTGGATTGGCCATTGAGAATCGAGGAAGCCACGGTGCGTTGGGTCGATGGCAATACTTTTGGGATTGCCTTTTCGCGTATCACTCCAGAAGAGCTGGCGAAGCTCAAGTCGATACTCACCGAACTCGAACAAGACGAGTAACTTCTTTTCAAGTCGCTCCAGCCTGTACAGGTCCTCTCTCGTAAGGATTTCCTGAAATTTATTCGATGCAATCTCGTCGTTCTCCCACACTACAGTGTAGTCGTATGCGTTGTACAGGCGCTATCCTGACCTTGACCACGGTTGACATGGCTACCGTAACTGTCGGAAAGTACAGTGCGACTGAAGTCCTAATACAAAAATCATGGTATGAGGATAGAGAAAGGAGTTGGGGGTGGAACAGAGGTATGCAATCACGGTGAAGTTCTTGGTGGATGCCGATTCGGCGGAAGATGCGGAAGAGATGATTGAAACCGCCTGTGAAAAGGCGTCGGCGGCTTTCCCTGAAATGAGTTATGAAGGGATTGAGGATATTGAGGAAGATGAGGAGTAGTCGGTCTTCGCTTGCGACAAGAATCTTGTCATTCACTCGACCGATCACACCATGGGCATTGAATCGCAATCGATCTTACCTCAGAAGGAAGTCGCTATCCTTGCAGGCGGCTGTTTTTGGTGTCTTGAAGCCGTTTTTGACCAGGTCAGGGGGGTGGAATCGGTCGAGTCTGGGTATATCGGAGGTAGCCTAGACCATCCCAGTTATGAAGCGGTGTGTGGGGGGCAGACCGGCCATGCCGAGGCCGTGCGTATTACATTTGATCCCAGCGTGATCACCTATAAAGGACTGCTCGAAATATTTTTCGTCATTCACGACCCCACGACCCTCAATCGGCAAGGAAACGACGCAGGTACTCAGTATCGGTCAGCGATTTTTTATACCTCCCCGGAACAGCAGCAAACCGCCGAGGACCTCATTAAATCTCTTATAACTGAAAGACTGTATACCGCTCCCATCGTCACGCAGGTCGTATCAGTTAGTCCGTGGTATGAGGCGGAGTCTTATCACCAGGAATACTTTGCTCAAAATCCCCTTCAGGGTTACTGCCAGTTTGTGGTCGGTCCAAAAGTTGCGAAGTTTCGAAAGCAATTTGCTCAGCGCCTAAAAGGATAACGGCACCTCGCTCATCGACCGAACCATCCAACCAAGACCTCTCGTACCGTCCCAAAGACCGCAGGCTTCTGGAATATTTGATGGGTTTTCAATATCACCTCGGCATGTACGGGGCAAAAAGGCCATTCGTCGGCAGGATTGCCTTGAACATGGGCAATGATCGATCCATCTCCCTGGTCGGTTGAAGCGTGAAGGACGATCAACGGACTGTTCGGATCAAGTAAACAGGTGTTGTCCTTCTTATTCGATTGATCTGTCGCTGCCTGACGAATCTGCACCTGCTGTTCACCCTCTGAGAAGACGGTGTCCCCTTCTCGAACAGGGCTAGTTGGAGCGAAAGAGTAGAGAACCAGCGGGGCGCCGAGAATAACGAGCACTGCCGCAGCCATTGACCAAAGAGGTGGTTCAGTATGGTGCTGGTCGCGTGTTTTCAATGATTCGTTCATCCGTAGCAGACTACCTTTTGGATTGACTGCAGCTGCCCACTCTTTGCGTGAGTCGTTGCCATTCACCAGGCCATCGTCGATTTAACAAATCGGTAACAACCCCGTAGCACTATCTTAACGCTGCTCAACTATACCTCGCCACGTATTCGAAACATGACCAACTAGAGGGAGGTAGCGGAATGAAGAAATGGTGGTTTGCGGTCGCCGTGTGTGTCTTCGGTCTCGGGTTGATCTTTCAGGCCAATCAGGCTCATGCCAATGTTGAGGATCTCCTGTACGAGAAGGGACAGATTACGAAGGAAGAATGGCTCAAGCTCAAGGCTGAGCATGAACGAGATGATGCGATCGTTGCCGATAGGGCATCAATCAAGAAATGGTTCGATAAGATCAGTATTCGGGGGTATGTCCAAGCCCGGTATACCTACCTGCCCGGAGATAAATCCATCCGGAGCGAGTACGATAACACTATTCGGGACAATACCGGATTTGCCTTCCGCCGCGTCCGCCTCGTCTTTTCGGGCGACGTGACTGATTGGCTGTCCTTTTATATTCAGCCGGAATTTTCCGGCACTGTACCCGGCACGACAGGGGATCAGAGCAATCACTTTGTCCAACTTCGCGATGCCTATGCCGATATTTTCATGCCTGTGCCTTTCCTATTCTTTGAGGAAAAGGAATTGCGGGTTCGTGTCGGGCAGTCGAAGGTCCCGTTTGGGTTTGCAAATCTGCAGTCCAGTCAAAATCGACTTGCGTTCGACCGGGACGACGGCCTCAATAGCGCGGTGAACGGCGAACGGGATCTTGGATTTTTCCTCTACTACACGCCGAAGGAGACCAGAAAACTGTTCAAAAAGCTCGTCGAGTCGGGCCTCAAGGGATCCGGGGACTATGGCATGTTAGGCGTCGGAGTTTATAATGGCCAAACTCTCAATGTCTCGGAGCGGAATGATAATAAACATGTCGTCCTGCATGCCACCTATCCAATGGAATTGCCCTACGGACAGATCATTCAGTTCGGTGTCGATGCGTACCGTGGGACGTTCAACGTCGGGACTCCCTCAGGCACCGGCCTCGCAGCAACTCCGACAGTCGAAAATAACGGGAACATTCTTGACGAGCGGGTTGGCGTGCACTTTGTACTGTATCCGCAGCCGATCGGGTTCCAGGCGGAGTGGAACTGGGGCAATGGTCCTCAGTTGAACGCGACCCGAACTCGCATTGAAGAAGGGGACGTCCAGGGCGGCTACGTCCAGGGGATGTATAAGTGGGACGTGAACAAGCCCTGGTTGACCAGCCTTATCCCCTATGTGCGGTACCAAGAATACAGCGGTGGAAAGAAGCATCGGACGAATTCTCCATTCAATGTGGTTCGGGAATGGGAAGTCGGGATGGAGTGGCAAATCGCGAAGGCCTTAGAGTTCACGATCGCCTATGCGCGGAGCAGACGTACCGACACGCAGACCGCTCCCTATAACATCCGTGAAGGGGATATTGTCCGGACTCAGTTGCAGTATAACTTCTGATGATGATTAGGGGCAGGCGACAGCCTGCCCCTTTAATCAAGGCCGTTCGAGATAGCGTGCGCATTATGTAACACGCCTGTAACATTCGCGTAATGTATTGGCAATGCAACAGGGTTATTGTGCCAATGGAATAAGTCAGTGATGACGAAAGGACTATTTATGAACATATCGGCTGCTAAGTCTGGTCTAACTTGCATCGCCCTCATTGGAGCTCTTGTTTCGGGCCTCCCATCTGTCTATGCCGATGACCATATCGTGCTGGATCCGGCTTTGAAGGGGTACCTCAAAGTCAGCGGGGTATCAGGGAATGTCAACAGCATCGGTTCGGACACGCTCAACAACCTCATGACGCTGTGGGCCGAAGGATTTCGCAAGCAATATCCAAGCGTCAAAATTCAGATCGAAGGCAAGGGCTCAAGCACCGCACCTCCGGCCTTGATTGAAGGGACCGCACAGCTGGGCCCAATGTCCCGCGCGATGAAAAATACTGAGATCGATTCCTTTGAAAGAAAATTCCGCTATAAACCAACCGCATTTCCGGTCGCCATTGATGCGCTGGCCGTGTATGTCAACAAGGACAACTCTGTCCAAGGACTCACGATGGCGCAAGTCGATGCGATCTTCTCGAAGACCCGCCGATTTGGGGCGTCGCAAACCCTTGATCAGTGGGGCCAGCTGGGAGTGACAGGTGAAGTGGCCACCACGCCAATCAGCATTTATGGCCGTAACTCAGCCTCCGGCACCTATGGGTTTTTCAAGGAGTTTGCGCTCAAGAACGGCGATTATAAAGATGAAGTCAAAGAGCAGCCAGGCTCTGCTTCCGTGGTGCAGGGCATCACGGAAGATCAGGCTGGGATTGGGTACAGTGGGATCGGCTATTTAACCTCCGGTGTGCGCGTCCTTCCATTGGCTGAAAAAGAGGGAGCACCCTTCGTGGCCCCTACGCAGACCAATGCGTTGAACGGCTCTTATCCCCTTTGGCGGCATCTATTGGTGTACGTCAATAAAGCGCCGAACAAGCCGCTGGATCCACTCGTCAAAGAGTTCATCAAGTTCATCTATAGCAAGGAAGGGCAAGCCATCGTCATCAAGGATGGTTTCTTTCCACTCCCGCAGTCTGTGATTGAAAAGGAATCGGCAAAAATCGAATAAGTCTAAGGCCGGCTGTCGGAGTGGTAGACGGTAACAGGCATACGCCGACTCACGATCTTGTGAGAAGTGTAAAGCTGAAACATTGGAACGGACATCGAAAGTCAAAGCATGAACGTGCCGCCACTTACTCCAATACCGGTTCTTCAAGGAGAACCCTCCCCAGGACGGGGTTCCATTCCGACCCCGACCCCGGCCCTGGTGAGTGGACTGTTCACTCGACGCCAAATCAGGTCCATCACGGATCGGCTGACCAACATCATCATCAAGACCGGTGGGATCAGCATTATCCTCTGCATTCTCGGGATGTGCATCTTTCTGGTGAAAGAAGTCATCCCACTTTTTCAACCGCCCCACGCCACCCTGACCGAGCCGATTGCACTCTCCCCGCTTGAGCGTCCCTCGACGTCAGCGCTCATCGGCATCGACGAGCATCAAGAGCTTGCCTATGTGCTACGAGGTGACTCATTAGAGTTTGTCTTCTTAGAAGAAGGGAAGTCCGCCGTATCAAAGGTTCCTTCGCGAGGCTTGTTGTCTGATGGTTCGGTCACAGCGCTCGCGCGAGCATTGGGGAAGGGGCACCAGCTCGCCATGGGCACGGAAGACGGCCGCGTTATCCCTGTGGCAATTGAATTCACGCAGGACTTCCAAGGGAACGAACGTTCGATCGCCTCGTCCGTCACGGTTGGGACTCCGATGGTTGCGGCACCAACTCCGCAACCAATCACCAAGATGGCATACCAGAGCACGGACTCCGATGTTCGAGTTGCCGCGCTGCTTCAAGATCAGCATCTCTGGCTCACCACGAGCCGAAGCGTATCCCGTCCCGATGGAACCGCTGAGGCTTCGATCACACAGGTCGATCTCACCTCCAACATCCCTGGTCGGGTGACGGCGATCACACTCGCGAGTCGTGCCGACCTTCTCGCTGTCGGTACGGAAGAGGGCAAGATCTACCATTTCGATCTCCGGGAACCGGCGAAGCCCGGTCTTGTTGAGATCAGTCAGGATTCTGAAGGAACCGAGGCGATTACCGCACTGGCCTATTTGATGAGTGACCGGAGTCTTGTGGTCGGCGATGCGTCCGGGCAGATTGCCGTGTGGATGCCCGTGCGGGAACATGCCGCGACGAATACGACCCATATGACGCGTGTCCATCGGTTTGTCCCTCATCAGAGTGCGGTCACCGACATCACGATTTCCCAGCGCGATAAGGGATTCATCACGACCGATGCCGGGGGAGAAATCCGTCTGCACCATTCGACGTCCGAACAAACGTTGCTGATACTTGCTCCACAACAGGGGGCACTCCGCAGTACCTATTTTTCTCCCAAGGCGGATGGCCTGGTCGGTCTCGCCGAAAATGATCAGCTAGTGCATTACGACATTTCGAATCCCTACCCAGAAATCACCTTGGCCACCTTGTTCTCTCCTGTGATGTACGAGGGCTATGATCGGCCGGAACTGGTTTGGCAATCATCGAGTGGGTCGGACGACTTTGAAGCCAAGTTCAGCTTGACCCCGTTGATCTTTGGAACCATTAAGGGCACCATCTATGCTGTACTCCTGGCGGTCCCGTTGGCGGTATTGGCCGCCATCTATACCGCGATGTTCATGCATCCGGATCTCCGAGCGAAGATCAAGCCCACCATTGAAATCATGGCCGCGCTGCCCACTGTAGTGCTTGGATTTCTGGCCGGCCTTTGGTTTGCCCCGGTCCTGGAGCGAAACTTTCCCGCCATGACGGGGATGGTCCTGGTGATGCCCTTGGTCATTGCCCTTTCCAGCGGACTCTTTCTCCTGCTTCCTGCCTCGCTTAAGCATCGTGTGCGGCCTGGTGCAGAGGCGCTGCTCATGATGCCGATCATCGTCGCTGTGGTCTGGGGGTGCCTTGAGACCAACGCGTGGTGGGAGGCCTTCTTGTTTGATGGTCATTTTAAGCCATGGCTCCAGACGCATCTCGGTTTGAATTATGATCAGCGCAACGCCATCGTGGTCGGGGTAGCCATGGGATTCGCCATCATTCCTATCATCTACAGCATTTCTGAAGAAGCGCTTTCCAATGTTCCAAAGAACCTGATCGCCGGGTCCTTGGCCCTCGGCGCCACGCGATGGCAAACGCTCACCCATCTCGTTCTGATCTCGGCCAGCCCAGGCATCTTCTCGGCATTGATGATCGGGTTCGGTCGGGCGGTTGGCGAGACCATGATCGTGTTAATGGCGACCGGCAATACACCGATTATGGATTGGAGCCTCTTCAACGGGTTTCGGACCCTGTCCGCGAATATCGCCGTGGAGATCCCTGAAGCGCCACATGGCGGGACCTTGTATCGCACACTCTTTTTGGCGGGTTTGCTCCTCTTTATTGCGACTTTCCTGCTCAATACGGTAGCGGAATTGGTTCGACAGCGGCTCAGGGAGAAATATAGCCAATTCTAGTGCGACAAGATTCATGGAAGGTAACGTTCCGGGCTAGTGGGTAGAGTCCAGTTGTTGTACGTAAGTCTGACGAAGTTTGGGGTACGAGTGATTCGATGAAACAGTGGGTCAAGCATTTCATGGCAAGCGGTGAGCTCTTCATTTGGGGCTGCGGGGCTGGGCTTTCCATTTCGCTCCTCATGATCGGCGGGCTTTTGGTGCTCATCCTCCTCAACGGGTTCGGGTATTTTTGGCCGGCTGATCTCGTCGAATTGACACTGAAGGACGGAAAACATGTGATCGGTCAGTTGGCCGGCGAAGAAGTGAGTCCGAAAGGGGTCCCTCGAATCAGAGTGAAGATCGGCAACCGCGATCTGTACGGTCTGGACTATCGTTGGATCAACACCGATCAGATCGTCGAACGAGCCACGCCGGCTGATCTCGTGATGGTAGAGCGGCGCGAGTGGGGGAACTTCTATGGACGGCTCCGGACGCTGGGCAAGGAAGACCAGAGTGTGGCTGAAGGATCGGAGGCCGTATGGCAGTCCCTCCCGGCACTGCTTCGACAGGCGGAATCAAGCGAGGCAGAGAGCACGTATATGTTGCTCGTTGTTGATGCCAATGGCAGAGAAAAGTCCGTTGCGCTCAGCCAAGTTATGAGAGTCTTGCGTCCGAACGACCTTTCGAAGTTGGAGAAGGTGTGGGTCTATGCCGGCAACGTCTGGATGGTGCTGACGACAGAGCCACGAGAAGCCAACACGGAGGGTGGGATCTTCCCGGCCATTTTCGGCACGGTTCTGATGGTGATGATCATGAGCTTCGTCGTGACCCCCTTTGGGGTCATCGGCGCGCTGTACCTCAGGGAGTATGCCCGCCAGGGAGTCATTGTGCGGACCGTTCGCATCGCCGTCAATAATCTCGCCGGGGTTCCTTCGATCGTTTTCGGCGTATTTGGGTTGGGGTTTTTCGTCTACGGCGTTGGCGGTACAATCGATGCGCTGTGGTTTTCTGATCGGCTGCCCACTCCCACGTTCGGCACGGGTGGAATTCTGTGGGCCTCATTGACGCTGGCGCTGTTGACCGTTCCTGTCGTGATCGTTGCAACGGAAGAGGGACTGGCAGCCGTGCCGAGGGAGTATCGAGAAGGGTCGATTGGCTTGGGCGCGACCAAATGGGAAACGATGTGGAAAGTCGTGCTTCCCACGGCACTCCCGGGCATCTTGACCGGATTGATCCTGGCCATGGCTCGTGCCGCGGGTGAGGTGGCGCCCTTGATGTTGACCGGCGTCGTCAAACTGGCACCGGCTATGCCGATCGACTGGACGTGGCCATTTATTCACCTGGACCGAAAGTTCATGCATCTGGGGTTTCATATTTATGACGTGGGGTTTCAATCACCGAATGTGGAAGCTGCCAAGCCGATGGTTTATGTCACCACATTGGTGTTGATTCTGGTGGTGGTGACGCTTAACCTCACGGGCATCCTCTTGCGAAATCGAATGAGGAGGAAATATGCTGGGTCCGCAGTTTGACGTGACGTCCGGTGTTTCTACCCTCTCACCCGCTGTGTCCTCACTGGAGATGGAGAGCATGGACCCTCATTATTCCAACGTGACGCCTCAGCCCAGTGCTCAGGGGAAGTCGAAACTTCGAGTGCAGGGCTTCAACTTTTTCTATGGGCCGGTCCAGGCCCTGTTCAAGGTTGATTTAGATATTCCAGAAAACCAAGTGACTGCCTTCATTGGGCCATCAGGATGCGGGAAATCTACCTTGCTGCGATGCATGAATCGCTTGAATGACCTCATCGAAGGTGCGCGGCATGAAGGAAACATCCTCATCGACGGCGTGGATATCTTTAATCCAGCGATCGACATCACGGATCTTCGAAAACGAGTGGGCATGGTGTTTCAAAAATCTAACCCGTTCCCCAAATCGATCCATGAAAATGTTGCGTACGGTCCACGGCTGCAAGGCCTGAAGAATCGGATAGTGTTGGAAGAGATTGTCGAGCGAAGTCTCCGAGGAGCCGGCTTATGGGAGGAAGTAAAGGACCGACTCCATAAGAGTGCACTTGGCTTGTCCGGCGGTCAGCAGCAGCGCCTCTGCATTGCGCGGGCCCTCGCCGTCAAGCCAGATGTGCTCTTGATGGATGAACCCTGCTCCGCCTTAGATCCGATCGCGACCGGCATCATCGAAGAGTTGTTGTTTTCGTTGAAGAAAGAGTTGACGATCGTCATTGTGACGCACAACATGCAGCAGGCGGCCCGGGTCTCGGATCGGACCGCATTCATGTACCTCGGCCAATTAGTCGAATATGGTCTCACGAAGCAGTTGTTCACGAACCCTTCGAAGAAGCAGACGGAAGACTACATCACTGGACGATTTGGGTGACACTATGGCTCAACACCGACACTTCGACGAAGAACTTGCCGAACTCAAGACGAAGCTGGCGCGAATGGCTGGCCTCGCAGAAGACCAAATTGATAAGGCCTTGACCGCATTGGTGACGCGAGACGCGGCTCTGGCCTGCCGCGTGATCGAACGAGATCATAAAGTGAATGCGATGGATGTGGAGATTGACGAAGCCTGCATTGAGTTGTTGGCACTCCACCAGCCGGCGGCGCGCGATCTGCGGTTGGTGACGACGGCCATGAAACTGTCCACTGAGCTCGAACGTATCAGTGACCTGTCGGAAAGTATCTGTGAGCGCGCGATCGAACTGAACGAAGAGCCTCAACTCAAGCCCTACATCGATATCCCGCGGATGGGGAGCCTCGCGCGAGTGATGGTGAAGGAAAGTATCGATGCCTTCGTCAAGGAGGATGCCATTCTGGCTAGGAAAGTCATCGGGGATGATGACTTCGTCGATGATCTCATGGAACAGTTGTTTCGTGAACTGCTCTCCTTCATGATGGAAAATCCGCATACGATTTCACGTGCCATCCGGTTGAGCTTTATCGCCAAGTCGCTCGAGCGAGTGGCCGATCATGCCACCAACATCGCCGAGTTGGTTGTCTATCTGGTGGAAGGCAAGATCATTCGGCACACAGCGCCATCGGCTCCATTGTGACGGGTCGATTGGTCTGACAGGGGCGCTGGACTGCTGGTGACTCAGATGCGCGTTCGTTTGAAATGACCCTGCCCCTGTGTTAGCATTCGTTCCATGGGTGCCACCACCTCGGCGAAGCGGGGAGAAGCCCGCCGCGCCCCATCTCCCCCTTCTCATATTCAGCGAGAAGTGATCGGCGTAATTTTGATCGCGCTGAGTCTGCTGATGCTCTTGAGCCTCCTCTCGTTTGTGCCGGGAGAGGCGAAGATGCTGGCGACTGGTGTGTCGGATGCCGATCCGCCACGCAATCTCATTGGTTCGTTCGGTGCGTTGTTGGCCGGTGGGTTCTTTTTTGGTATCGGTGGAGCAGCCTATCTCTTTCCTGTGCTGCTGGGGCGGTTGGGAGTTCGGTGCTTCTCTCAGGTTCCGGTGAGTTTTACGCTGCGGACAGCCGCTAGCTCCTTAGCCGCCGTCTTCTTCTTGAGCGCCTTTCTGCATCTTGAAACGACGGGGGTTCCAACCCTGACCAGCGGGATGATTTCCCGTGGGATGGGCGGTGGTGTCGTTGGTCAGACCATCGCCGAGGGACTCCGAGTCGTCTTTGCCGGAACCGGGGCCCATATTCTGGTCATCACAGGATTCCTGGTCTCCCTCTTGCTGACAACCCCTCTGTCCTTGGCGGAAGCCGTGCGTCGGATGCCCGAACATTGGGCCACTCTTCGCGAAGGGGTGTTCGCGGTGATGCCGGAACGATCAATTGAGGTCGACAAAGAGATCGGCAATCGACGGTTACGAGCCAGGTCGTCCAAGCCAGCGGTCGTCACTCGAGGAGAGGAGTCAGCCATTGACGAGATCGAGGAGTTGGAGCTGACCCCAACCCAGATTCCTCCAGGTCCGATCATCCAGCCATTCCCTGTCGCAATCCCAACATGGGACGCGCAAACAACTGAGTTGGAAGTGGTTATGCCGACAGCCGAGCCCAAAAACTATCAGCTGCCTGACCCGGAGATTCTGTTAAGTGATCCTTCTGGACCGATGGATCGGATGTCGGATGAGGAATTCAAAGCACAGTCCGAGATCTTATCACGCGCATTGCTGAGTTTCGGCATCGAGGGCATTGTGACGGAAGTGAGACCAGGCCCCGTCATCACTATGTACGAATTTGAGCCGGGGCCCGGCACGAAGGTCGCCCGCATTGTGAATCTGGCCGACGACCTGGCTTTGGCGCTCAAGGCTACGAGCATTCGTATTGTCGCGCCGATCCCCGGCAAATCAGTCGTGGGGATTGAGGTGCCGAATAGGTCGCGAGAGACGGTGTCCTTGAAAGAAGTCGTCATGAGCGAGGCCTTTCGGCGGGCACGATCCAGGCTCACACTGGCGCTGGGTAAGGATATCTTCGGTGCGCCCAGCACGGCGGACCTGAAGGCGATGCCGCATCTTTTGGTGGCCGGGGCGACGGGAGCTGGGAAGAGTGTCAGCCTGAACACGATGCTACTCAGTATCCTCTTTTCCGCCAAGCCGAGTGAAGTGAAACTGTTGCTCATTGATCCGAAGATGCTCGAGTTCCAATCGTATGAAGGCATTCCACATCTTTTGCGGCCGGTGATTACGGACCCCAAGTCAGCCGCAAGAGGCCTGGGATGGGTCGTCGCTGAGATGGAGCGGCGGTATAAGCTGCTGGCGGAAGCCGGTGTGCGGAACATTGATGCGTACAATCGAAAGGTCGCCGGTTTGCACGAGGTGTTTGCTGAACGTAACGCACCGAGCGTCGAGCAGACTGAGCTTCCGATGAAATTTCTCTCTGAAGAAGAGCGTCTCTCCGCTGGTGAAACCTCGATCGCCGAGGGGGAACGGGGTTGCATGCAGCCGAAACCGACGCCGCCTGAACCGCTGCCGTTTATCGTCGTCATGATCGACGAACTGGCGGATCTGATGATGGTCGCTCCGAAAGATGTGGAAGACAAGATTGCCCGGCTTGCGCAGATGGCCCGGGCGTCCGGCATTCATCTGGTGCTGGCCACTCAGCGTCCATCTGTCGATGTACTGACCGGTCTGATCAAAGCGAATTTCCCAGCACGTATTGCGTTCCAAGTCTCGTCGAAGACCGATTCTCGAACCATTCTCGATGCGAACGGAGCGGAGGCTCTCCTCGGCCGTGGAGATATGCTGTATTTGGCCTCTGGAACCGGACGCCTTGCGCGTCTGCACGGGTCCTTTGTGTCGGACGACGATGTCCGTTCGGTGGTGGAGTTTGTGAAGAAACAAGCCCTGCCGATCTATAACCAGGAGCTGCAGTCCCTCAAGTTGGAGGAGGCGGCTGAGGAAGAGGCGAAAGACGAGGTGTACGAGCAGGCGAAAGAATTAGTGCTGTCGACGGGGCAGGCCTCAGCGTCGCTGATCCAGCGCCGATTGCGGGTCGGCTATCCTCGGGCGGCGCGCATGATCGAACAGATGGAATCGGAAGGCATTGTGGGGGCTGCGGGTCGTGATGGGCGTCGAGAGGTGCTTGGACGGCGCGGCCCAGTTGGTGCGGCGGAGGTATGATGCGCTGGTGGCTTGGAGTTTCATTGAGTGTCCTATTGGCCTTGCCGGCCTGGGCGGCAGACGGACTGGTTGATGAAAAGGCCTTGCATGAGGTTCGTGAAGTCGTCAAACAGCTGCAAGCGCGATACGAGAAGATGAAGGATCTCCAGGCCGACTTTTCTCAGAAAACCAAGATTGAAGGGTTTGAACGGCCTGTAACGTCGTCCGGCAAGGTCTATATTAAAAAGCCCGGTCGCTTACGGTGGGACTACTTGGATCCAGCGACTGAGCAAATCTATGTGAATCAGGAGGACGTGAAGGTCTATGTTCCCGAACATAAGCAGGTTCTGGTCGGGAAGCTCACACAGATGGCTGCCTCCAAGGCGCCATTGGAACTGTTGCAGGGAGCGGCCAAATTGGATGAATCCTTTGAGATTGAGCCTACCAGGGGAAGAGATCGTGGAGTCGGTGGGATGCCG from the Nitrospira sp. genome contains:
- the phoU gene encoding phosphate signaling complex protein PhoU, with protein sequence MAQHRHFDEELAELKTKLARMAGLAEDQIDKALTALVTRDAALACRVIERDHKVNAMDVEIDEACIELLALHQPAARDLRLVTTAMKLSTELERISDLSESICERAIELNEEPQLKPYIDIPRMGSLARVMVKESIDAFVKEDAILARKVIGDDDFVDDLMEQLFRELLSFMMENPHTISRAIRLSFIAKSLERVADHATNIAELVVYLVEGKIIRHTAPSAPL
- a CDS encoding phosphate ABC transporter ATP-binding protein produces the protein MESMDPHYSNVTPQPSAQGKSKLRVQGFNFFYGPVQALFKVDLDIPENQVTAFIGPSGCGKSTLLRCMNRLNDLIEGARHEGNILIDGVDIFNPAIDITDLRKRVGMVFQKSNPFPKSIHENVAYGPRLQGLKNRIVLEEIVERSLRGAGLWEEVKDRLHKSALGLSGGQQQRLCIARALAVKPDVLLMDEPCSALDPIATGIIEELLFSLKKELTIVIVTHNMQQAARVSDRTAFMYLGQLVEYGLTKQLFTNPSKKQTEDYITGRFG
- a CDS encoding DNA translocase FtsK is translated as MGATTSAKRGEARRAPSPPSHIQREVIGVILIALSLLMLLSLLSFVPGEAKMLATGVSDADPPRNLIGSFGALLAGGFFFGIGGAAYLFPVLLGRLGVRCFSQVPVSFTLRTAASSLAAVFFLSAFLHLETTGVPTLTSGMISRGMGGGVVGQTIAEGLRVVFAGTGAHILVITGFLVSLLLTTPLSLAEAVRRMPEHWATLREGVFAVMPERSIEVDKEIGNRRLRARSSKPAVVTRGEESAIDEIEELELTPTQIPPGPIIQPFPVAIPTWDAQTTELEVVMPTAEPKNYQLPDPEILLSDPSGPMDRMSDEEFKAQSEILSRALLSFGIEGIVTEVRPGPVITMYEFEPGPGTKVARIVNLADDLALALKATSIRIVAPIPGKSVVGIEVPNRSRETVSLKEVVMSEAFRRARSRLTLALGKDIFGAPSTADLKAMPHLLVAGATGAGKSVSLNTMLLSILFSAKPSEVKLLLIDPKMLEFQSYEGIPHLLRPVITDPKSAARGLGWVVAEMERRYKLLAEAGVRNIDAYNRKVAGLHEVFAERNAPSVEQTELPMKFLSEEERLSAGETSIAEGERGCMQPKPTPPEPLPFIVVMIDELADLMMVAPKDVEDKIARLAQMARASGIHLVLATQRPSVDVLTGLIKANFPARIAFQVSSKTDSRTILDANGAEALLGRGDMLYLASGTGRLARLHGSFVSDDDVRSVVEFVKKQALPIYNQELQSLKLEEAAEEEAKDEVYEQAKELVLSTGQASASLIQRRLRVGYPRAARMIEQMESEGIVGAAGRDGRREVLGRRGPVGAAEV
- a CDS encoding outer membrane lipoprotein carrier protein LolA → MMRWWLGVSLSVLLALPAWAADGLVDEKALHEVREVVKQLQARYEKMKDLQADFSQKTKIEGFERPVTSSGKVYIKKPGRLRWDYLDPATEQIYVNQEDVKVYVPEHKQVLVGKLTQMAASKAPLELLQGAAKLDESFEIEPTRGRDRGVGGMPLITLIPKAKGQESTQNLQKIVVEVFPKTYFIRAVSLHEVSGNVAVFEFSNLKPNLGLGNEVFDFKTPVDAEVVRAPVLNGP
- the pstA gene encoding phosphate ABC transporter permease PstA; the encoded protein is MKQWVKHFMASGELFIWGCGAGLSISLLMIGGLLVLILLNGFGYFWPADLVELTLKDGKHVIGQLAGEEVSPKGVPRIRVKIGNRDLYGLDYRWINTDQIVERATPADLVMVERREWGNFYGRLRTLGKEDQSVAEGSEAVWQSLPALLRQAESSEAESTYMLLVVDANGREKSVALSQVMRVLRPNDLSKLEKVWVYAGNVWMVLTTEPREANTEGGIFPAIFGTVLMVMIMSFVVTPFGVIGALYLREYARQGVIVRTVRIAVNNLAGVPSIVFGVFGLGFFVYGVGGTIDALWFSDRLPTPTFGTGGILWASLTLALLTVPVVIVATEEGLAAVPREYREGSIGLGATKWETMWKVVLPTALPGILTGLILAMARAAGEVAPLMLTGVVKLAPAMPIDWTWPFIHLDRKFMHLGFHIYDVGFQSPNVEAAKPMVYVTTLVLILVVVTLNLTGILLRNRMRRKYAGSAV